The Chionomys nivalis chromosome 1, mChiNiv1.1, whole genome shotgun sequence sequence CAAAAATCAAATGCTCTGtgattttccatctccagaaaATAGCCAAGGAATTGTACGAGCTTCAGATCCAGCAACGGCGGGTCACCTGTCCCCTTCTGCAGACAGATCTGGTGAGGAAGGGCAGAAAGTCAACAGCGACACCACAGTGGGGTCCAGTGAACCTCTACCAAGAAGAGGGTGCTCAGAGAACAAACAACCCTCTGACACTGCCTTGGACACCATGGATGAAGGATCTGAAAATCTTCTACCATCCTCCCTCACCAGCAGAGATGCCACCTGTTGTCCGGATGAAAAGAAAGTGCAGCTGTTAGAGCAGCTTCCGGCGGCATCAAGGTTCAAAGAAGCCAGCACAATGACCTGCCATGCTGAAAGGGAGGTTAAGGAGGTCCCAGGCAGGGCTTGGCAAGACGCCGAGGTGCAAGCAGTGGCAAGTGTGGAGAGCAGGTCTGTCTCTACTAGCCCCAGCATCCTTCCAGCATTCCTAAAGGAAATCCCTCCTCCTGAGCACGAGAATGGGCAAGAGCAGCTACGTGTAGTTTGCCATGGCAAAGGCAGTGGGGGCCACTTACTGGAACTCTCTAAGAGCATGGTAGACCCCCAGGAATCAAGGCAGTGTCCCAACATTGTACCGCAGGTACACATCCAGCCAGCTGCTGCCGCTCCTGCAGCTTTCAAGGCAGAATGCAAACAGGAGAATCAACCAGGAGAAGCCTTTAAATCTTCACTGATGGCCTCCAGTCAAAACCAGGATACAGAAGATGGGGAGTCTTCAGCAATCAAAGAGGCAACTTCAGGGCAGCCTGCAGGAACTAATCCTGGCTCCCAGAAAGATAACCCCACTGACCAAATTTCCCTCCTGACTGGAAGTCAAGCTGGGATAAATCATGGGTTGGGAAACTCTGAAGCCAGGTCATCTGAATTTGTAGTGAAAACTACAAATGACCACAAAACACAGCCAGACCGCAAACCCTCTGACTCCCGTGGAGGTGTCGGTAAAGATGGCCAGCTGGAGAGCTCGAACCCCACTGATAAAAGGGGTGCAAAGGATGGGAAGCCCGCTTCTCCTCTTATTGTAAAAGAGCCCACACCTGGGACCACCTGCTCCATAGATGCCAAAATCCTACTACTGAATCCTAAATCTCAAGAAAATGAAGGTACCGGACCAGAGGCCAATCTTGCGCCCTCCCCAGGGAGGAAGAGCCAGCAGAACACCTTGGAAGAACACAGACAGACCAAGACCACCACAAGCCTGAGCCTGCCATCCGATGGCACCGGTGACTCAAGCCCAGGCTCCGGCAAGAGGACCCCTTCTCGCTCAGTCAAGGCCAGCCCACGCAGGGCCAGCCGGGTCAGCGAGTTCCTGAAAGAGCTCAACGTGACCGCGGCTGCTGCCCAGGTGGGCCTCACACctggagaaaagaagaaacagatggGCGCAGACACCAAGCTGCAGCTGAAACAGTCCAAGCGAGTCAGGGACGTCGTGTGGGACGACCAGGGCATGACCTGGGAAGTGTATGGTGCTTCCTTGGACCCAGAGTCCCTGGGAATTGCCATCCAGAACCATTTACAAAGACAAATTAGGGAAAATGAGAAGCTAGTTAAAACACAAAGTGACCAGACTCGAAGATCTATCTCCTCAGATTCTTCTTCAAATAAGAAGCTCAAAGGGAGACAGCAGGGCGTTCTGCAGTCCATGCTGCAAAACTTCCGGCGCCCCAACTGCTGTGTCCGCCCAGCACCATCTTCTGTGTTGGACTGAAAGGAAACAACACCGCTGTATGATCTGTGGTATTTCTTATGTCTATTCGTGTCAATGCTTAAGAGTTtggatttctgttttgtttggggtttattGTCCTTGTTTTCGTTTCAGACTTAGCTATTCCAAACTATCTGGTCCTCCGTAAATAAAATGCCATTTCACATTGAAAGAACACAAGAAGTGAAAAAAAGCTTGgaggtggaagaaagaaaaaatattcctcACTGAGGTTTTCCTAATACATAATTgtttataaaaacacattttcactACATGTGAGTCGTGTGGTACATTCCCTAAGTCTATCACAGGGTGGTATTTCCACTAAAATATCCACTTTACATTAAAACTAGCAAAAACCACTCTTAGCAACACTATGATGATTTCTAGTCTTACTAAAGTAAGGATGCTAGGACCACAAAAGTTAAGTAGTTCATAAGAACCTTAATatgaaaaactgaaacaaattCAACTAATCCCTGggacaaataagataaaatgaaagtaGTCAAAAGTATATAATAACAAATATGAATTGGCTATAGGCATCTGAAGCTAACCCTTTTTATGTGAACAAGTTCTAGTTAGAAAGGTTAGCTATGCCTCTAAACATGAGTACTGCCTGGACCAAACATGAATTTAAATCTGTCCATTTTCCTACACTGAAAGCAAAGTGcatctctctgtccttctgagcaaattaaaatggggaaaattaaaattactcTAGGGGAAGTATCTGTGACTGGAGCCGTGAAATTAAGGATAATAGTAAATTCTGAATTGTGAATTTGTCCTCTGGTAACAGTTTCCGATTCCTTAAATGCACAACCTAGATTCTTCCATATTTATCACTTTTCAGAGAcatccttcagagagctttgtgAAATCGTAGCTTTGGGTGGCCATGTTGTCTCACTGGTTTCTACAGCAGAATAAACATGGACCATGGGATCATCGGGTGAAAACAGTAACTTGCACATTGGGGTAGTATGGAGAAGGAGCACATTCATTTTCTCTAGACAGTCCTGATCTGAAGGTTGCTGTTAACACATGTGAAAGACAGAGCGGCAGTTAGCTGCCTTTGCTGAAATCACTCACCAGCAATGAGGACCTGCcatgtggtttctgttttcttttttcttcagagaCTCAAATAGCAAGGGTACAGCCAAATATctactttggattttttttcaatttatttctattttgtagattataaatataaaaattatacctGAGCTCTAAAAACCAAAGCTAAATTGCCTTTGATGTCTAGGAGTGAACTTGACTGTGTATAAGTAGGCCACGGTGACAGCACTCTCTGAGTCGGAGAATGATAATTACGGTGTTATACTTGGAGCTTATAACGAATTTTTAATAAGGCACATTTTCAGTTTCCTACTAATTGGTCTCTATTAAAAATGCTTTATAAAGTAGAAATTACTGTCAAATTGCTGATCAAATTGCTGTATTAATGATTAGAGATTTAGCATAAAACTCTCCTTTAGTATAAGTACCCATTTGTCTCAGATGCCTTTGCTGGGACTTAATCTATCTCCCATCTTGCACACACTGGGGCCTTCTGTCACATGTCAGAACCCATGCTGTGTATACACA is a genomic window containing:
- the Gprin3 gene encoding G protein-regulated inducer of neurite outgrowth 3 encodes the protein MGTVPESLRVTKASIVTTSGKEEGRGELQSVSPQQPEAEKNASGTGNVPAELSTGLSTAAEALMQACVHETSQSDMASPGVLHEVEQLSPTHNTPDDSQLQESKELAAPGLHPSAEKELISAHHAIQGDLPNTSTCLVPENSLGKSKANSNSEKPEKSSCPTRVTCCSSKNQMLCDFPSPENSQGIVRASDPATAGHLSPSADRSGEEGQKVNSDTTVGSSEPLPRRGCSENKQPSDTALDTMDEGSENLLPSSLTSRDATCCPDEKKVQLLEQLPAASRFKEASTMTCHAEREVKEVPGRAWQDAEVQAVASVESRSVSTSPSILPAFLKEIPPPEHENGQEQLRVVCHGKGSGGHLLELSKSMVDPQESRQCPNIVPQVHIQPAAAAPAAFKAECKQENQPGEAFKSSLMASSQNQDTEDGESSAIKEATSGQPAGTNPGSQKDNPTDQISLLTGSQAGINHGLGNSEARSSEFVVKTTNDHKTQPDRKPSDSRGGVGKDGQLESSNPTDKRGAKDGKPASPLIVKEPTPGTTCSIDAKILLLNPKSQENEGTGPEANLAPSPGRKSQQNTLEEHRQTKTTTSLSLPSDGTGDSSPGSGKRTPSRSVKASPRRASRVSEFLKELNVTAAAAQVGLTPGEKKKQMGADTKLQLKQSKRVRDVVWDDQGMTWEVYGASLDPESLGIAIQNHLQRQIRENEKLVKTQSDQTRRSISSDSSSNKKLKGRQQGVLQSMLQNFRRPNCCVRPAPSSVLD